tataaaatttatttttataaatattcagaattaattgatgaaatgGATAATAACTCAAGTTATAAAACattaagttttttaaatgtttttcaaaaatttgatgagataataaaattgaatgataaaaatgaattaacaaatttcattttaaaaattattgatagTGAAATTCCAATTAAAGgtcaaaaattcaaaaacttatttaaaaaaataattgatacaataattaattatttaatggatgatgaatataattataaaataattattaatgaaattaaaagaaagaatttAGAAAAGTTATTTTCAATACCATTTGAATGGAATCCAATTTTAAGAGAAATTATGATTGAACCAATCGATGGaggattaaataaattatttataaatgataaagaaaCAATTGATTGGTTATCATctacatttaaattaaaatcaaaaaatcataaaaatgttaaaaccatatataataataaaatgaaaaaaggaTTAGTTCAATTTTCAACACATCAACTTTATACATACTCAATTTTAATGTTAAACAAATACTCTTATGGAAAAAGTTTAATGAGGTCATTAATTTATCCATCAATCTATAGTCATCCTTTAATAACAGTAAATGgaaataaagaatatttaaataaatcagaAATTATggaactattatttaaatcaataatatcatataatttaaatgaaaccTTATTATATGTTAGTTTAATAGATTTAAAGAATGATTTTAAACAGTTTATTTCAATTTGGAatagaaaatcaaaattaaatgaatatagattcttatttttagatcaattattttcaaaaactgATATtggaacaattaaaaatattaaagttgAAATTGTAATCGATTCAATAAAATATTGGATAAATGAagcaaaatcaaatttacaaaacaatgatttagaattattatttgaaactattataaattatttatataaaaagttaattcaaaatcaaaatgtaaaaattaatcaagttattgaaattagagaacttgttttaatattaaatattaaattagaGCACACACAATTTCatgtattttattatttaaatatcaaATCACCAAAacttattaaatatttattattaaatgaatcattattatcatcacttttgattaatttaGTTTCACCATCCTTTAAATTCCCAGAtggatttaaatattattgtaGTAATTCTGctattaattataatcaaaTTCATCCCACTGATTCAATTCCAATAATATTAGATCcaataaaaatttcatttgattttatagTAAACGAATCATTTATGAATTTATTAGAatatattgataaattttggtcaaataataatactttaaaagtaaataagcaattatattattatttagatattaatagatttgatttatttttaaaagaatttgaagaaaACAAAGAAGCaaatgtatttaaaaaagcTGGTAATATCGCAAtgttaaataaagaatttataagATCTTTATCAGTTGGAAAGATCAATGAtagtaaattaataaactttaaaaaatacatcGACCTGTCCCAACTATTTAAATatcaagaaaatgaaaaattcaCACAAGATATTATAAATCATTCAATTGTTGCcaatgaaaaagaattagtttcatttataattaattatttaaaaatagagaaaatcaatatttattgtgaaacttttaatttatgctactatgatatttttaaatacatatttgaaaatcattCCAATACTATTAAATCCATTGATGTTGGATTTGTTCAAAATAAATGTATATCAGGAACTGATACCTTTATTCAAGACTctatatcattatttgaattatttttaaaatattacccaaattcatttgataatatttcattCATTGGAATAACCTCAAACTCAAAATTACATCACTACTTTgtatcaataaaattaatgccAGAATATTCCCacacaaacaaataaaataaaaataaatatattaaagaaataaataaaataaaaatagatttttttccttttttttttttaaaattaaaccaattcataattattacattttaaattaattattatttatttatttgaaaagttGTATcggaatttttaattataccctttaaaaatgatgaaaatgatctTAAAATTTCTGTTTCTCTCTTTATATATGacattttaattgattgttcTGTAAAaaggttattattattattattattattattattattattattattattattattattattattaatattattattattatttgttggatCTGTATTGATTTCTAACTCTTCATCACAAAGTaaagataatttttcattttgatttgatttggaagtagttgtagtagttatttttccattaattttattattattgttattattattactattctctatattttctttattatccAAAGTTTCATcctcttttttattttcattacaaTTGCCTCTAacagaattattattattattattgtttattttatcagTATTACTTGCCaaagataataaatcaatagcCATATTTTTGATTCTGTTGTTTGTTAAATGTGAATGTGCAAGACTTTtaggaataaaaaaaaaaaaaaataaaaaaataaaaaggttagcaatcttttttttttttttttttttttttttttgggtgaAAAAGATAAGTACCTCACAAatgatttttgaattaattcattcTTAAACtggtttaataaatttatttccgTTTGATCTTGCCCAATCGTATCATTTCCATGGGTTACTTTTTGTCTTTTATTACTtaattgttggtggtggatattattattattattattattattattattattattattattattattttcaatatggtgatttaaaaaaggtgatatattatttacaaatggtGATaaggttttattattaaagtgttgattgtggtggtggtattgttgtggatgttgttgctgctgttgttgtaattgaacTTGTTCAGTATggtgttgctgttgctgttgctgttgttgttgttgttgttgttgttgttgttgttgttgttgttgttgttgttgttgttgttgttgttgttgttgttgttgttgttgctgttgttgttgtaataattgttggtgaaattgtaattgatgttgcaattgtaattgttgaggttgttgaaattgaaattcttGAACACCTCTATTACTtccaccactactattattactaaaattaccattactattaatgGGTGAAGGTgttgtttcaattgattgtgGTGTTAACATTGATGGTGTTAATGTttcagattttttatttttattcattttcttttcatttaattttttaatactatttaaattattattattgttattgttatggttgttgttgttattattattgttgttgttattattaatgatagTACCTCCATTATCAGGATGATGTAAATGATGATGGGCTTGATTCTTACAATCATAACATTTACAATTCTCATTACATGGTATACTAGCTTGAAAACATTCACAATATTTCTTTAAACAACTACTTTTTCTACAATGGCAACCTTTTGAAtgtttatcaattataatttgattatttatctattatttgttgggttaataatattattaattattatattattatttattatctatttatttatttatttaattaattatttaattatttaataaatagttacttttgaatttgaaggtTTAATTTTCGGATTAAAAGCATCTGGATTTCTTTCTAAAGTTTGAAATCTTGCTCtttcaactttttcaatGTTTGCCTCATTATTTTGACAACCAAAACATAAACAACCATTACATAATACCTTTGCAGCAAAGCATTCACAATACATTTTCAAACATTTTGAATTCTTACAATGACATTTTTTACATTCTCCACTATTTCCACTtgatatattatttgatgatgaagagagtgaagatgatggtgttgatgaAGGTGATAGTGAATATccattattttgttgttgttgctggttgttgttgttgttgaggttatttaaatttatattaatttgattttgtgcCATAGGTAAACTCGGTGTATTAAATCCCATTATTgggctattattattattattattattattattattattattattattattattattattattattattattattattattattattattattattattattattattattattattattattattattattattattattattattattattattattattattattattattattattattattattattattattattattactattactaactatattattactattgtttatatttttaatactattactgttactattactaccaaTTTCACCTAAACTATTAGAAGTAGCAAAAGAAGTGGTAGTTGTAATATTGGAtgtattactatttaatCTAGAAATAGTTGAGGATAATGATGACAAAGAAATAGATGCTTCAATTGATGGCGTATCTGATGAATCATCCATAGATGAATTCTCTGAccatattgtttttaaattacttCCATTTTTACTTCTTTTATTACTACCAACACTGCCACCACCTGCGCCACCACTtccaccacctccaccacctccgccactactattactattttgtGTGCTAGCTAAATTACtctctttttcatttttattattaatatcatcgTCGTCATCGTCGTCATCATCGTCGTTATTCTCTTCTTgatattcatcatcattattatcattaacgTCCACATCCtctttatttgtatttatattgctattattttttttattattaataattctaatgccaccattgttattgttattattattattattattattattattattattattattattattattattattattattattattattattattattattattattattattattatttgtgataccagtattattaataatacttgTTGTTATATTATCCATTCAAAAATTGAAACATAAAAGtcttttctttgatttaatttctttgcttattattattatttttttttttttattattattattattatttttattgttattattattattatttttattgttattattattattataaaatgagaaagaaaaaaaaaaaaaaaagaggaaatgaaattaatttttcatttttttttttttaaatttttattttttaaatttttgtatttttttttttatatatttttttactatttattcatttaaaatcatcCAATAAATCTGTTTTTCCtgtttgaaaattttttattcattgataattaacattttatttttttaagatttttaaattaattttatttaaatgaattattatttaaatcagtCGATTCTAAACcggcttttttttttttaatttttcatttttttaaatttttcacattaaaaaaaaaaaaaaatttcgcGCCCAAAATTAACCCACATTTTCttgatatttttagaaattaaataatgatagatttaaattagatattttaaattgtaaatatgtataaaaaaacaaattaattttttttttttttttacagtgacaataatttttttttttataatttacttcatttttttttttttttaaattgtaaatcatttttcttattttttttttttctatttttagaaatcaaataatgataatttaaaatggatattttaaatatgaaacaaattaattttattttttattttttttttctatttttagaatttttatttatttttaaaatattttttttttttatttttagaatttttcaaataatggtTGAAGTTGTttatcttttctttcttttttaattctttttaattctaattcattatttttagcaATAGCAtctttttctaatctttCTAATCTTGCAATTTCATTCTTTTCAGTGATATAATCTAAAGCGAAACATAAACCAATGATCATAGCACCAACAAGACTTAATAATACAACCAAAGTTGTACCATCAGAAGAAGATCTAAGAACTGAATTTatgatattatatttatagagatcattataatatttagtGCCAGAACTTTGACCACCAAATGTAATCATAGTATTGAAAAGCGTGGTTATTGAAGTATGGCCTGATCTAGCATCAGgaccaccactaccaataCTTGAAACGAATTCCCATTTACTAAACTCTATACTGTATCTCCAAACTGATGAAACTGCATTCGAAGTTGAATCATTACCAGCAAATACCAACATTGTGCCCAATGGTGTCAATACAGCGGTGTGGCCATATCTTGAATctggtgttgatgatgtgGAATTCAATGTTGCATTTACCCATTTCTCATTCTCTGCATCGAAAATATAAATTGCACCACTAacttttgatgatgataatgatgatgatgttgatgtagtagtggtagtactATTCTCATTATATTTACCACCGAAAACTATCATTTGATTAGTTAATGTCATTATTGATGAgtgtaaaaataaaccaaattttGGTGCAAATAATTGTTTCTCTTCAATTGTTGTCCATTCATttctttcaaaatcaaacttaataatatcatttaaaaatggtcCATCTCTACTCAATGTATTTGATCCACCataaaaatagaaacaattataaattgaatataaaaCACCACTATGTCCCCATCTACCTTTTGGTAAATTAACTGtaacatttattaattccCAATTATCTGtaactaaataattttaaaattatatacagtattaatatatatttacatttatacatatatatataaattaaatatatatacagtattaatatatatttacatttatatatatatatatatatataaattaaataaaaattataatttacccatattatatttataaatatcattaaaaaCAGTTGATTGATTTCTACCaccaaaaataaacattCTATTATCAGGTGTTGTTAAAGCAACATGGCCATAACGTTCAGATGGTATTGAACctggtaaatttaattttgtatgATTTGCATTTTTATTCTTTGCTAACCATGAATCTTGAATTAAATCGTatattgttaaattattatttggtaaatGATCAGAATCTTTACCACCAAATACAAtcattgtattattaattgggTTTAATGCTGCTGAATGTAATGATACTGCTTTTGGTGCATTTTCAGTACCTGATATTACAATTGTAATCCAACTATCTGTTACAAAATTACCTATATGCATATacataatttgaaatttttatttattaattaattaattaattagtaaagttaaataaaaataaataaataaataaataaataaaaaataaataaaaaaaataaataaaaaaaaaaaaaaaaaattatccgatttcttttttttatatggcagtaaaaaaaaaaaaaaaaaaaaaatcaatactTACTGAAACTTTTTGAAACATTGAATAAACAAAACGATAAtaacaaaatataaattaatggtttattcatatttatttatataaagttTAAATATAACTTAAACTACAAAATAGATATAATATACcacaatttatttatagttcaataataatgataaaaaaaaaaagtttttaaaaaaaaaaaaaaattgggtggtttcattttttcccaaaaaaaaaaaaaaaaatcagaaaaaaaaaaaattaaaaaaaaataaaaaaaaaataaaaaaaataaaatttccaaCTAATCAAAAACTGATATTTTTTCACCCCTGTGCAATggtgaattttattttattttattcattaaacaaaaattccaaatttcttttttttttttttttttttttttttaattgggattctaaagatttaaagattttggtAAATTAACATAAGTTGAATAAAGATCTTGATTATTTGGTGGGATGGGATATAAAGATGTACAACTATGAGTGGATAAATAagattgataataaaaacttttaagATCTTGTTTCgtaatatctttaaaatgTTTCGATTGTTGTTCATTTGTTGTCTTCTTTTGAGAATTTGAAAATCCACTACCACCAACATTAATCGATGAGAAACCATTTCGTAATGGTGAATTTGGTATTGGTTGGtgatattgattattattgaagttattattattattattattattagtattattattattattattattattattgttgttgtgatgggtattgataatattattattgttgttataatTGGTATTGATATTAGGGTTAacattgatattattattactatctcCCATATTTGCATTACCAATATTAATTGGTTGATTTTTtgaatgatgataatgatagcTTTGGTGGGTTTGACTAtcttttaaagtttttttttctggTTCATATTGATACCTATAGTTCTCATTTGTATAATGTATTGGTTGTTTTGAAGGTGGTAATAAAATTGGAGATTTCAAAATAACACCACCTTCATTACTAATGatattaccactaccacctccattactattactactatcatTAATATCATGTTGTttttgctgttgttgatgatgattatgatgttgttgttgttggtattgctgttgatgttgttgttgatgttgttgctTTTGTtgattaccattattattattattattagtataattataatgattattattagcaatattatgattatgattattattactattactattactattactattactattactattgatattattattattattattattattattgttattattattattactgtttaCATTTTCTTGATCATTTATTAATCTATCAATTAAACTTGTATGTTCATTGTTATTGCTATtagtattattgttattattatgagttgatgatgaagatgataaaatTGGTGTTGAGGATGATAAaacttttgaatttttaagattgattttattattctcatttgatttattttcatttaaggAAGAATAaagttttgattttgatttttcatttgtattttttaaatattctttataatattttagagAATATTGATCTTGACTATTATACTCTAATGGACTTTCTAAATGTGGATAGTTAATATATTGATTGAATATCtctaaatcaaaattatttgtacCTAAATGTATACCAAAATGTTTCAAAGGTTGATAATCTGGACCATTatgtaatttaatatttgaacctaatttcttatttttatttctattaaatTCTGCAATTATActatttgaatcatttaatcCTACAACTGAACTATtatcattctttttaaatattgaattgtTTCTCTTTGATAATGACACAACCCATCTTTTAATATCATATCTTTTACTTTCATcttgttcattattattattactattaatattattgttattaatattatcattattattattattattattattattattattattattattattattattattattattattattatcttcatcatttaattgctgttgttgttgatttaattgatttgattgttgttgttgttgttgttgttgttgttgttgttgttgttgttgttgttgttgttgttgatcaaaatcattattatttaattgattttgactTGAAtctaatttttgtttttgttgtaaataaggagttgataaattttgatttggattttcaattgtaattgttaATGGTGAAGATTGATTTCTAAAACGAATTGGATCACAAAAACGATAAGAGAAatgtttttcaaataaagttAAACGATCAGTTTTATAGAAAGTATCTTCAAATTCATATAGGGATTTGGCCTTCATCATTTGAATCATTGAAGCTCTACTAACcaaattgaataataaagatgactttttaaattgattcaaaGAATGATCCCACCAATTTGTAAAAGCTAAAAGGTGATGTTGTTTTCTATTGGTTATATTATGTAGATAATGATCGGTTTCTAAATTCCATAATGGTATTTTCTCGATCGCGATTTGCTTAGCCGGCACGAAATAACCCaagaataaattaattgaatgttGTTTATCGGCATCAATGAATGAATTGCTAATGTATCTTTTAATTGCGTTAACTAAATCTCTAGATTGAGAAGATAGTGAATGCTTGGTATAGGTTTTAATTGTGTTTGCTAATTCTGAGCCACCATATTGTAAAGCGATTTGGTTACCACATGCCTCATACATATCGATTAAAACTTGAACTATACCTGTATTGAAATCCAATGATGGACTATCCAATAAACCCATAGAATACAATTGATAACCTAATGCACATTTCCCAATACAAAATTGTGCTGCATTTGTTCTATCCAATGAATCAATACAATTAGTTCTAACTACACCAATTTGTTCAGtaccaatttcattaaataaataactaaataattcattctctttttcatttaatccacttattgttgttgctgctgttgttgttgttgttgttgttgttgaaccaccattatcatcactacttgaattataattctctcttaaaaaattacaatataATTTTGAACTTGAATAAAATATAccagtttttaaaattgattgatttgcAAAAGAATCCAACCAAGCCATATGATCCTCATCCTTTGATTTAGCTGCTTGATGGAAATC
This region of Dictyostelium discoideum AX4 chromosome 3 chromosome, whole genome shotgun sequence genomic DNA includes:
- a CDS encoding tesmin/TSO1-like, CXC domain-containing protein, with amino-acid sequence MDNITTSIINNTGITNNNNNNNNNNNNNNNNNNNNNNNNNNNNNNNNNNNNNGGIRIINNKKNNSNINTNKEDVDVNDNNDDEYQEENNDDDDDDDDDDINNKNEKESNLASTQNSNSSGGGGGGGGSGGAGGGSVGSNKRSKNGSNLKTIWSENSSMDDSSDTPSIEASISLSSLSSTISRLNSNTSNITTTTSFATSNSLGEIGSNSNSNSIKNINNSNNIVSNSNNNNNNNNNNNNNNNNNNNNNNNNNNNNNNNNNNNNNNNNNNNNNNNNNNNNNNNNNNNNNNNNNNSPIMGFNTPSLPMAQNQININLNNLNNNNNQQQQQNNGYSLSPSSTPSSSLSSSSNNISSGNSGECKKCHCKNSKCLKMYCECFAAKVLCNGCLCFGCQNNEANIEKVERARFQTLERNPDAFNPKIKPSNSKINNQIIIDKHSKGCHCRKSSCLKKYCECFQASIPCNENCKCYDCKNQAHHHLHHPDNGGTIINNNNNNNNNNNNHNNNNNNNLNSIKKLNEKKMNKNKKSETLTPSMLTPQSIETTPSPINSNGNFSNNSSGGSNRGVQEFQFQQPQQLQLQHQLQFHQQLLQQQQQQQQQQQQQQQQQQQQQQQQQQQQQQQQQQQQQQHHTEQVQLQQQQQQHPQQYHHHNQHFNNKTLSPFVNNISPFLNHHIENNNNNNNNNNNNNNNNIHHQQLSNKRQKVTHGNDTIGQDQTEINLLNQFKNELIQKSFVSLAHSHLTNNRIKNMAIDLLSLASNTDKINNNNNNNSVRGNCNENKKEDETLDNKENIENSNNNNNNNKINGKITTTTTSKSNQNEKLSLLCDEELEINTDPTNNNNNINNNNNNNNNNNNNNNNNNNNLFTEQSIKMSYIKRETEILRSFSSFLKGIIKNSDTTFQINK